One Nesterenkonia populi DNA window includes the following coding sequences:
- a CDS encoding NAD-dependent epimerase/dehydratase family protein, whose translation MSVLVTGSAGFIGAAVADSLLRDGFSVVGLDNHSHYYDPSLKEARVRRLATYPRYSHYRVDLCDHSALDEIVRSSQPGIVVHLAAQAGVRYSLKEPRAYANSNIVGFVNILEASRSVQVEHFVYASSSSVYGANKSLPFSTKDNVDHPLNLYAATKKSNELLAHSYSHLFNMPTTGLRFFTVYGPWGRPDMAPYKFVKSALEGRAIDVYNFGDHQRDFTYIDDVVEGVRLVMEKSAQGQAEWDGHAPDPASSAAPWRVLNIGNSNPVDLMEFISAVEEASGVTMEKNLLPMQPGDMRATYADVSVLQSEFGYRPNTSVRTGVRALVNWYEEYYGL comes from the coding sequence TTGTCTGTATTGGTTACTGGGTCCGCTGGATTTATTGGTGCCGCTGTGGCGGATTCTCTCTTGAGGGACGGTTTTTCTGTTGTGGGGCTAGACAACCATAGTCACTACTATGATCCCTCGCTCAAGGAAGCCCGTGTGCGTCGCCTGGCGACATATCCTCGATATAGCCACTATCGAGTCGATCTATGTGATCATTCGGCATTGGACGAGATTGTTCGTTCGTCTCAGCCAGGCATTGTTGTCCATTTGGCCGCTCAGGCGGGGGTGCGTTACTCACTGAAAGAGCCCAGAGCCTACGCAAACAGCAATATTGTTGGTTTCGTTAATATTCTCGAAGCAAGCAGATCGGTTCAGGTTGAGCATTTTGTGTATGCGAGCAGTTCAAGTGTGTATGGAGCGAACAAGTCCCTCCCTTTCTCCACTAAAGATAATGTCGATCACCCACTTAATCTTTATGCGGCTACAAAAAAATCAAATGAGCTCCTAGCGCATTCTTATAGTCACTTATTCAATATGCCCACGACTGGACTCCGTTTTTTCACTGTATATGGCCCCTGGGGTCGGCCTGATATGGCGCCATATAAGTTCGTTAAATCAGCGCTCGAGGGACGCGCTATAGACGTCTACAACTTTGGTGATCATCAGCGCGACTTCACTTACATTGATGATGTAGTTGAAGGCGTTCGTCTCGTAATGGAAAAGTCGGCACAGGGTCAAGCTGAGTGGGATGGGCATGCCCCTGATCCAGCAAGCAGCGCAGCACCTTGGCGCGTTCTGAATATTGGTAATTCAAACCCTGTTGACCTCATGGAATTTATCTCGGCGGTTGAGGAGGCGTCCGGTGTCACCATGGAGAAGAACCTTCTGCCAATGCAGCCTGGTGATATGCGCGCGACATATGCAGATGTAAGTGTCTTGCAATCTGAATTCGGATACAGGCCAAATACTTCTGTGCGGACAGGAGTTCGGGCGCTAGTTAATTGGTACGAGGAATACTATGGTCTTTAG
- a CDS encoding glycosyltransferase has protein sequence MPKISVIVPIYNTEQYLERCLRSLMTQTFRNFEILCVDDVSPDNSVDIIERLAAEDARIRLIRHEKNLGLGGARNTGLEQAKSEWIASVDSDDYVASDFLEILWNGTEGGHFDVVVCGYEEINEDGVPRSRHMASKKKLDPLPEGSNPFKITNPSFWNKLWRRSLYADNDIWFPHHLYYQDRATTPRIYSTMKNINFVGGVPYKYLIREGSVTQSVSDKHLFDQIRVQDVLKDFFVQQGTYEGFSSEFRERVFRGFSYHTENIVRSHRAGTKESNEYLRHLLLLREAYLALDDRFRAMTFDEKKSALLKHETLLRYEPEQSVTPAIESATPFREPLPENPRVLVLTLHSGENEFSRSKASLGAQVHTNWEHLVIEGLESAEAHSKLYETIMERAREFDLFVKLDADTLFGNTFALEDVLSKFRSDRALDHLVVPCRDFMTGEDIIGVHAFSPRVSWPLGDEDLFVDPNPDFPGRSKVMDAPKRAWFYHSPDPSLLQAFHFGAHRCLKITQPNRAVSEKRTYGIREQWRVLLRVRRQYDKRKDRRHALALIGADLVQRGLIDLEAANYHSHSLKSAFETWAARTSTELDTRIQEMWTDEQAALAWYREAAGTEGLVAMGEYGARNQIEANSTSKIAKAGLQQAELPPGPVFREVYEEAVGKLREAHYQAASELFQVAAQIRSWSKLAKVGMAEAYVGLGEKASALEIYKALVRVWPEDPKLDRRYQELSSSTTLPTVKLPPRSIQSKPRATREAAK, from the coding sequence ATGCCAAAAATATCAGTGATTGTTCCCATTTATAATACCGAGCAATACCTGGAAAGGTGCCTGCGTTCATTGATGACGCAGACATTTAGAAACTTTGAGATTCTTTGTGTAGATGACGTCTCTCCGGACAATAGTGTCGATATCATCGAGCGGCTGGCGGCGGAGGACGCCAGGATCCGCCTAATACGTCATGAGAAGAACCTTGGTCTGGGTGGCGCCCGAAATACTGGGCTGGAACAGGCAAAATCTGAGTGGATTGCGAGTGTAGATAGCGACGACTATGTCGCATCAGACTTCCTTGAGATTCTTTGGAACGGTACTGAGGGAGGGCACTTTGACGTTGTCGTGTGTGGTTATGAAGAGATAAATGAGGACGGCGTGCCGCGTAGTCGTCACATGGCTTCGAAGAAGAAACTTGACCCCTTGCCCGAGGGAAGCAATCCATTCAAAATCACTAACCCTTCCTTCTGGAATAAGTTGTGGCGCCGCTCCCTGTACGCAGATAATGATATCTGGTTCCCTCACCACCTATACTATCAAGATAGGGCCACTACACCCCGCATTTACTCCACTATGAAAAATATCAACTTTGTCGGAGGTGTGCCTTATAAGTACCTAATTCGGGAGGGAAGCGTCACTCAATCCGTGAGTGACAAGCACCTCTTCGATCAAATTAGGGTGCAGGACGTACTGAAGGACTTCTTCGTTCAGCAGGGGACTTATGAAGGGTTTTCTTCAGAGTTCAGGGAGCGAGTTTTTCGAGGCTTTTCTTATCATACGGAGAATATTGTCCGCAGCCACCGTGCCGGAACGAAAGAGTCAAACGAGTATCTACGTCATTTGCTGTTGCTGCGCGAGGCGTATTTGGCGCTAGACGACCGTTTTCGAGCGATGACTTTCGATGAGAAGAAGTCCGCATTGCTCAAACACGAAACGTTGCTCAGGTACGAACCGGAACAAAGCGTGACGCCAGCCATCGAGAGCGCCACTCCATTTAGAGAGCCGTTGCCAGAAAACCCGAGAGTGCTGGTTCTCACGTTGCATTCCGGAGAGAACGAGTTCTCGCGTAGCAAAGCATCGCTGGGTGCCCAGGTCCACACAAACTGGGAGCACCTGGTGATCGAAGGGCTGGAGAGCGCGGAGGCGCATTCAAAGCTATACGAGACCATCATGGAACGAGCGAGGGAGTTTGACCTCTTTGTCAAACTTGATGCCGACACTTTGTTTGGGAACACGTTTGCGCTAGAGGATGTACTTTCGAAGTTCAGGTCCGACCGTGCCCTAGACCACCTCGTAGTTCCGTGCCGCGATTTTATGACAGGAGAGGACATCATCGGCGTTCACGCCTTCTCTCCTCGAGTTAGTTGGCCTCTAGGCGACGAGGACCTTTTCGTCGATCCGAACCCTGATTTTCCCGGTCGGAGTAAGGTGATGGACGCGCCTAAGCGAGCTTGGTTCTATCATTCGCCGGATCCAAGCCTTCTCCAGGCCTTCCATTTCGGTGCCCATCGGTGCCTTAAAATTACCCAGCCAAATCGAGCCGTAAGTGAAAAGCGGACTTATGGAATTCGAGAGCAGTGGCGGGTTCTCTTGAGGGTACGTCGGCAATACGACAAGAGAAAGGATCGCCGGCATGCTCTGGCCTTGATTGGGGCTGATCTAGTTCAGAGGGGTCTCATTGACCTGGAGGCTGCCAACTATCACAGCCACTCCCTAAAATCGGCGTTCGAGACATGGGCTGCTCGGACAAGTACCGAACTAGATACGCGAATTCAAGAAATGTGGACTGACGAGCAAGCAGCTTTGGCTTGGTATCGAGAGGCAGCCGGGACAGAGGGACTTGTTGCGATGGGTGAATATGGAGCCCGGAACCAGATCGAGGCCAATTCGACTAGCAAGATCGCGAAGGCTGGGCTCCAACAAGCAGAGCTCCCCCCTGGACCCGTCTTCCGTGAAGTTTACGAGGAGGCGGTTGGGAAACTCCGCGAGGCGCATTACCAGGCTGCTTCTGAGCTTTTCCAAGTAGCCGCTCAAATACGTTCTTGGTCAAAACTGGCTAAAGTTGGTATGGCTGAGGCTTACGTTGGGCTGGGGGAAAAAGCAAGTGCGCTGGAGATCTATAAGGCGCTTGTCAGAGTCTGGCCCGAAGACCCCAAGTTAGATCGCCGGTATCAGGAGCTTTCGTCCAGTACCACCCTGCCTACTGTAAAGCTTCCACCTAGATCTATCCAGTCTAAGCCACGAGCTACTAGAGAAGCAGCAAAATAG